From the Oryza glaberrima chromosome 5, OglaRS2, whole genome shotgun sequence genome, one window contains:
- the LOC127774158 gene encoding uncharacterized protein LOC127774158, with protein sequence MTDPDGRIKRRRGPTKLANVENLPEGVKIIVKLDRFNAPCSQSSVVLGSYLGTLVRKPHLAPLNILKWNDKLYKRIYHPKLISEVQRKFAIDGRAKDWLLHQLDGKWRQYKSNLKKKYYKANLPMERVLQTKISDQNQENAQNIKHPHTLGRKSFARKRKELEHDGVEVDRATFFDECHKTKDGRYVNDATQDKMNEVYMKLAEKRVDGQELTEADFEQAMLEVFGKDHSGRVRGMGPTITPTNYYGGRFSNMSGRSEQGSSSSNVNGFISFMVSYLAEKYPEDNLISRLPPSLC encoded by the exons ATGACAGATCCTGATGGCCGCATTAAAAGACGTCGAGGACCAACTAAACTGGCAAATGTTGAAAATCTTCCGGAAGGTGTTAAGATTATTGTCAAATTGGACCGTTTCAATGCACCTTGCTCACAATCTTCTGTAGTTCTTGGATCCTATTTAGGAACACTTGTCAGGAAGCCACATCTAGCTCCACTGAACATTCTTAAATGGAATGATAAACTTTATAAGAGaatatatcatccaaaattGATTTCTGAAGTACAG AGAAAGTTTGCAATTGATGGAAGAGCTAAGGATTGGCTTCTCCACCAGTTAGATGGAAAATGGAGGCAATACAAGTCTAATCTGAAGAAAAAGTATTACAAGGCTAACTTACCCATGGAACGAGTATTGCAAACG AAAATCAGTGATCAAAACCAAGAGAATGCACAAAATATTAAGCATCCACACACATTAGGAAGAAAGAGCTTTGCAAGAAAGAGGAAAGAGCTG GAACATGATGGAGTGGAGGTGGACAGAGCAACCTTCTTTGATGAATGCCATAAGACAAAAGATGGCAGATATGTTAATGATGCTACACAAGACAAAATG AATGAGGTATATATGAAATTGGCTGAGAAAAGAGTAGATGGCCAAGAACTCACTGAAGCTGATTTTGAACAAGCTATGTTAGAAGTGTTTGGAAAGGATCATAGTGGTAGAGTTAGAGGCATGGGTCCAACCATTACTCCAACAAACTATTATGGTGGAAGATTTTCGAATATGTCAGGAAGAAGTGAACAAGGGAGTAGCTCCAGTAATGTAAATGGCTTCATTAGTTTTATGGTATCATATCTTGCTGAGAAATATCCAGAAGATAATTTGATATCTAGGCTGCCACCTTCACTTTGCTAG